Proteins encoded in a region of the Anopheles aquasalis chromosome 2, idAnoAquaMG_Q_19, whole genome shotgun sequence genome:
- the LOC126571012 gene encoding zinc finger protein 436-like has protein sequence MDSFTPKITTETCRFCLRDDGSVLRLFDCFAATENTELLQTIAGCEITHEETHQNICLKCVQQMKLAMGIISEFRRANKLFCSLLEKLDYTNHCQNVLEATPMITLVLESATDIAELAVEPICAEPEKEEYFQTEQADCDDSDYNIQSLENAPQIEQGSEVSQDTPNAKEKDQMCYICHSFRGSRVAISKHLRNTHASEGPYRCSQCLFVLAGVQELNNHLCSHETPFGCLFCTEMFQQLDEYNEHQRVCNGYSCYGCQNQFPTFAHLKNHTGCVSSKLLRLRAVNRMLKYRNVATSFQCGICSETFYRDNVLARHLEKEHPTASVPLHQCNVCHLKFTTISDARKHRISHKNDTIALQTKNEQEQESPREVDLDSKNDCIICWSSFKFNRELLQHLEMEHKDVRVRLHQCTKCDRKFTSEAKLQKHDYNTHQGRQPKFVCTFCGRVFNKRIGLRDHESTHCGKKRYNCEKCKREFSYKSSYDRHMQVVHSDAKNFTCEYCQKSFKRKPTLKVHLRLHTGEKPYQCEFCVRQFVDACSFHKHKKKEHGL, from the exons ATGGATAGTTTTACGCCGAAAATCACCACGGAAACATGCAGATTCTGTTTGCGTGATGATGGATCTGTTTTGCGGCTCTTCGATTGCTTCGCTGCGACAGAAAATACTGAACTTCTGCAGACCATCGCTGGGTGTGAA ATCACTCACGAGGAGACACACCAGAATATCTGCCTAAAGTGTGTGCAACAGATGAAACTGGCAATGGGCATAATTTCCGAGTTTCGCCGAGCAAACAAACTGTTTTGTAGTTTGTTAGA AAAGCTGGATTATACAAACCATTGTCAGAATGTACTGGAAGCCACACCGATGATAACGTTGGTGCTGGAATCAGCAACGGACATCGCAGAATTGGCCGTTGAACCGATTTGTGCCGAACCAGAGAAGGAAGAATATTTCCAAACAGAACAAGCCGACTGTGACGATTCGGATTACAATATACAATCATTGGAGAATGCCCCCCAGATTGAGCAAGGGTCGGAGGTCTCCCAAGATACGCCAAATGCCAAAGAAAAAGACCAAATGTGCTATATCTGCCATTCCTTCCGCGGTTCTCGAGTCGCAATTAGCAAACATTTGCGAAATACGCATGCCAGCGAAGGACCCTATCGTTGCAGCCAGTGCCTGTTCGTTTTAGCTGGTGTCCAAGAGTTGAATAATCACTTGTGCAGCCACGAAACTCCGTTCGGATGCTTGTTTTGCACAGAAATGTTCCAACAACTGGACGAGTACAACGAACACCAACGAGTATGCAACGGTTACAGCTGCTACGGTTGCCAGAACCAATTTCCAACCTTTGCACACCTGAAGAATCACACCGGATGCGTGTCATCGAAACTTCTGCGACTACGTGCGGTTAATCGTATGCTGAAGTATAGAAATGTCGCCACCTCGTTTCAGTGTGGAATATGCAGTGAAACGTTTTACCGCGATAATGTGCTCGCACGGCACCTAGAGAAAGAACATCCCACCGCATCGGTGCCGTTGCATCAATGTAATGTTTGTCACCTCAAGTTCACCACGATCAGTGACGCTAGGAAACATCGGATCTCACATAAAAACGATACTATTGCGCTGCAAACCAAAAACGAGCAGGAACAAGAATCTCCTAGAGAAGTGGACCTAGATAGTAAGAATGATTGCATTATCTGCTGGAGTAGCTTTAAATTTAATCGCGAGCTGTTGCAGCACCTGGAGATGGAGCACAAAGATGTACGCGTGAGGCTGCACCAGTGCACCAAGTGTGACCGGAAGTTTACGAGTGAGGCTAAGCTGCAGAAGCACGACTACAACACCCACCAGGGCCGACAGCCCAAGTTTGTGTGCACCTTCTGTGGCCGTGTGTTTAACAAGCGGATTGGGCTGCGTGATCACGAGAGCACACACTGTGGCAAGAAGAGATACAACTGTGAGAAATGCAAGCGGGAATTTAGCTACAAGAGCTCGTACGATCGCCATATGCAGGTGGTACATAGCGATGCAAAGAATTTCACCTGCGAGTATTGCCAGAAGAGCTTCAAGCGGAAACCCACGTTGAAGGTGCACCTTCGACTGCACACCGGCGAGAAACCGTACCAGTGCGAGTTCTGCGTTCGCCAGTTTGTCGATGCGTGCTCGTTTCACAAGCACAAGAAAAAGGAGCATGGGTTGTAA
- the LOC126571028 gene encoding NPC intracellular cholesterol transporter 2 homolog a isoform X1, translated as MLRARNATVSNHRATSTSASFGVPELRKNKDHGPTVSKTRIATVRNDCAIMKAFPTLVLLVVVCCSLLPENAHATVVESCGDTRALVPIEENVIEISNCEKGPCKLKRRTAVSINQKFTPSEDVKSLNTAVFAKIVGLPLPFIGVDGTSACQHLYAEDGETQVGCPLKAGVPVVYKRSFDVLEIYPKIPSMTIHWELQTKSGRAITCFEVPAKIV; from the exons ATGCTTCGAGCCCGAAACGCCACCGTCAGTAACCATCGTGCAACGTCGACGAGCGCGTCTTTTGGTGTGCCAGAGCTGCGGAAAAATAAAGA CCACGGTCCCACGGTTTCAAAGACACGGATAGCAACGGTACGCAACGACTGTGCAATCATGAAAGCATTCCCCACCCTGgtactgctcgtcgtcgtctgctgcaGCCTTCTGCCTGAGAACGCACACGCTACCGTCGTTGAATCGTGCGGTG ACACGCGTGCCCTAGTGCCGATCGAGGAGAACGTGATCGAGATCAGTAACTGCGAGAAGGGACCGTGCAAGCTGAAGCGACGCACCGCGGTTAGCATTAACCAGAAGTTCACACCCT CGGAAGATGTCAAGAGTCTAAATACGGCGGTGTTTGCCAAAATCGTCGGTCTACCGTTGCCGTTCATCGGTGTCGATGGTACGAGCGCCTGTCAGCATCTGTACGCGGAAGATGGTGAAACGCAGGTCGGCTGTCCGCTGAAGGCTGGCGTACCGGTGGTGTACAAGCGTAGCTTCGATGTGCTAGAGATTTATCCCAAGATTCCGAGCATGACCATCCACTGGGAGCTGCAGACGAAGAGTGGCCGAGCGATCACCTGCTTCGAGGTGCCGGCCAAGATCGTTTAA
- the LOC126571028 gene encoding NPC intracellular cholesterol transporter 2 homolog a isoform X2, which translates to MKAFPTLVLLVVVCCSLLPENAHATVVESCGDTRALVPIEENVIEISNCEKGPCKLKRRTAVSINQKFTPSEDVKSLNTAVFAKIVGLPLPFIGVDGTSACQHLYAEDGETQVGCPLKAGVPVVYKRSFDVLEIYPKIPSMTIHWELQTKSGRAITCFEVPAKIV; encoded by the exons ATGAAAGCATTCCCCACCCTGgtactgctcgtcgtcgtctgctgcaGCCTTCTGCCTGAGAACGCACACGCTACCGTCGTTGAATCGTGCGGTG ACACGCGTGCCCTAGTGCCGATCGAGGAGAACGTGATCGAGATCAGTAACTGCGAGAAGGGACCGTGCAAGCTGAAGCGACGCACCGCGGTTAGCATTAACCAGAAGTTCACACCCT CGGAAGATGTCAAGAGTCTAAATACGGCGGTGTTTGCCAAAATCGTCGGTCTACCGTTGCCGTTCATCGGTGTCGATGGTACGAGCGCCTGTCAGCATCTGTACGCGGAAGATGGTGAAACGCAGGTCGGCTGTCCGCTGAAGGCTGGCGTACCGGTGGTGTACAAGCGTAGCTTCGATGTGCTAGAGATTTATCCCAAGATTCCGAGCATGACCATCCACTGGGAGCTGCAGACGAAGAGTGGCCGAGCGATCACCTGCTTCGAGGTGCCGGCCAAGATCGTTTAA
- the LOC126571029 gene encoding uncharacterized protein LOC126571029, giving the protein MQPLTSNIIIFLAVQCSLLALVLVVRSNFCLAALVQVMYERVDQYNGSEYIMFKNLRIRKYNRTISVLDGEFELFQDLDDSYALSLVLSYSTLGNNQFIRSPFRIPQQPFCQFLNTTYRDYREFYRNTTNFPDVGTCPMAAQLYFIRNKVLDVNLINPAFPKGLWRADILIFHDGEDYPIVTIEMYIKVTHEDVF; this is encoded by the exons ATGCAGCCACTAACCAGTAACATCATTATTTTCTTAGCAGTGCAGTGCTCGCTGCTGGCCCTGGTACTGGTGGTTCGGTCAAACTTCTGCCTGGCAGCCCTCGTCCAGGTGATGTACGAACGAGTGGATCAGTACAATGGTAGTGAATATATCATGTTTAAGAATTTACGCATCCGCAAGTACAACCGAACGATTTCTGTATTGGATGGAGAGTTTGAGTTGTTTCAGGATTTAGACGACAGTTACGCA CTCTCGTTAGTACTGTCGTACAGCACCTTGGGCAATAATCAGTTCATACGATCACCGTTCCGAATTCCGCAGCAACCATTTTGCCAGTTTTTGAACACAACCTACAGAGATTATCGCGAGTTTTACCGCAATACCACCAACTTCCCGGACGTAGGCACCTGCCCGATGGCCGCTCAGCTGTACTTTATCCGGAACAAGGTCCTAGACGTTAACTTGATCAATCCAGCCTTTCCGAAAGGACTTTGGCGGGCggatattttgatttttcacgACGGAGAAGACTATCCTATCGTAACGATAGAGATGTACATTAAAGTCACTCACGAGGATGTCTTTTAG
- the LOC126571030 gene encoding uncharacterized protein LOC126571030: MTSFAALGLFVACLSFISDPGDALVQVILDFDRWETNNGSEFFNMEKFRIRKFNRTISVMNGTGILLQDLDNRYEYGVHFARSALGNNQFNAYPMKLAARPFCDFIQTYYRDYQHLFLKYTNLPFVPPEGLCPFPKGEYWAKDAFVDSSVIPVVVPEGLWRCTTDLTDSTTGELLARGSMYVRLTKELM; encoded by the exons ATGACATCCTTCGCTGCCCTGGGGCTCTTCGTTGCATGTCTATCCTTCATATCGGACCCAGGGGACGCTCTGGTACAGGTAATACTTGACTTTGATCGCTGGGAAACGAACAATGGTTCAGAGTTTTTCAATATGGAGAAGTTCCGCATACGGAAGTTCAACCGCACGATATCTGTGATGAACGGTACCGGAATACTGCTGCAGGATCTGGACAATCGATATGAG TACGGAGTCCATTTTGCACGCAGTGCCCTTGGCAACAATCAGTTCAACGCGTATCCGATGAAGTTGGCGGCGCGACCATTTTGTGACTTCATTCAAACGTACTACCGCGACTATCAGCATCTGTTTCTGAAGTACACCAATCTACCGTTCGTACCGCCGGAAGGATTGTGTCCCTTTCCAAAGGGCGAGTACTGGGCGAAGGATGCGTTCGTTGACTCTTCCGTCATTCCGGTCGTTGTACCGGAAGGGCTTTGGCGATGTACGACCGATCTAACCGACAGCACCACTGGTGAGCTCCTCGCTCGTGGCTCAATGTATGTACGGCTAACGAAGGAGCTGATGTAG
- the LOC126571032 gene encoding uncharacterized protein LOC126571032 — protein sequence MRSITLFALTISLLYAAQRGNGLMKVIVDFDRWEHINGSDIFNVDALRVRKYNRTLSVLNGTGIVLVDLGDQYEYGLSFARSAQGNNQYDAYPMKLASRPFCEFIKTHYRDYQHMFLNFTNLPFVPAEGLCPFPKGEYWVKDAYIDSSVIPVVVPEGFWRATTELRIIGTGEIVARGAMYVKLTKELI from the exons ATGCGTTCGATTACACTGTTTGCGCTGACCATTTCTCTGCTGTATGCGGCACAGCGGGGTAACGGTTTGATGAAGGTAATTGTTGATTTTGACCGCTGGGAACACATTAACGGATCGGACATATTTAACGTCGATGCGCTGCGCGTTCGTAAGTACAACCGTACACTGTCCGTGCTCAATGGTACAGGCATAGTGCTGGTCGATCTCGGTGATCAATACGAG TATGGACTCAGCTTTGCCCGTAGTGCCCAGGGAAACAACCAGTACGATGCGTACCCGATGAAGCTGGCATCGCGCCCGTTCTGCGAGTTCATCAAGACACACTATCGCGACTACCAGCACATGTTCCTGAACTTTACCAatcttccgttcgttccggcCGAGGGTTTGTGTCCGTTTCCGAAAGGCGAATATTGGGTGAAGGATGCGTACATCGACTCGTCCGTCATACCAGTCGTCGTACCGGAGGGTTTCTGGCGTGCCACTACGGAGCTGCGCATTATCGGAACGGGGGAAATCGTGGCACGTGGTGCGATGTACGTAAAGTTAACCAaggaattgatttaa
- the LOC126571031 gene encoding uncharacterized protein LOC126571031, which produces MLPQLAAIRCTGITVIALLAMNHAVTAQKYEVHLDKLERLDSDGDYFTYNYTFEKISELKISFSANVHQHKELDDSYTVKAMIARAELAEESEYEMMIDLRKPLCDWMRTIYRTYFYDELKPVSNMPPPETCPLPVAEYWMKEYVFDAEPYQDMMTEGRWKTEMMLMKGDEVCAGIIMLSTVKPAA; this is translated from the exons ATGCTCCCCCAACTAGCAGCAATCCGCTGTACGGGCATCACGGTTATCGCATTGCTTGCGATGAACCATGCAGTCACGGCGCAG AAGTATGAGGTACATCTGGACAAGCTGGAACGGTTGGATAGCGATGGGGATTACTTCACCTACAACTACACCTTCGAGAAGATATCCGAACTGAAGATCAGCTTTTCGGCCAACGTTCACCAGCACAAGGAGCTGGACGATAGCTACACCGTCAAGGCGATGATAGCACGGGCCGAGCTGGCCGAAGAGAGCGAGTacgagatgatgatcgatctGCGCAAACCACTCTGCGATTGGATGCGGACCATTTACAGGACGTACTTCTACGACGAGCTGAAACCGGTGAGCAATATGCCACCTCCGGAGACGTGCCCGTTGCCGGTGGCCGAGTATTGGATGAAGGAGTACGTGTTCGATGCCGAGCCGTATCAGGACATGATGACCGAGGGTCGGTGGAAGACGGAAATGATGCTAATGAAAGGGGATGAAGTTTGTGCGGGGATCATTATGTTGTCCACCGTCAAACCGGCTGCCTAA
- the LOC126571033 gene encoding NPC intracellular cholesterol transporter 2 — protein sequence MKLTGRLAWSVVLCVLLGSGVTMGGSLRWWFHRWWLLNRHPQIAGSLIFEDCGTKYDVIAIHLSSCTTSPCTMTRGTNVTVNAEFTSNGASTDSVLKHEAHFVLNGVKTKATITPTTCDSAVCPLQGALGLLFSADIYVNPELPPINGKLRWELRNKLGDTLLCYQLPVCIV from the exons ATGAAGTTAACCGGGAGGCTAGCGTGGTCTGTGGTGCTGTGCGTACTGTTGGGTTCCGGTGTAACGATGGGTGGATCTCTTCGCTGGTGGTTTCACCGTTGGTGGCTACTTAATCGCCATCCCCAAATCGCAGGCAGTCTCATCTTCGAGGATTGTG GTACGAAATACGATGTTATCgccatccatctatccagcTGCACTACTTCACCGTGCACCATGACGCGGGGAACGAACGTTACCGTGAATGCTGAATTCACCTCCAATG GTGCTAGTACGGATAGTGTTCTCAAGCATGAGGCGCACTTTGTACTGAACGGCGTGAAAACGAAGGCTACCATCACGCCGACCACATGTGACAGTGCGGTGTGTCCGCTGCAGGGTGCGCTCGGTTTACTGTTTTCCGCTGATATCTACGTCAACCCGGAGCTGCCACCG ATTAACGGAAAGCTGCGCTGGGAGTTGAGAAACAAGCTGGGCGATACCTTGCTCTGTTATCAGCTGCCGGTGTGCATCGTCTAG
- the LOC126571037 gene encoding NPC intracellular cholesterol transporter 2-like encodes MQLLVGLFAVCLPALVLSDVITVQKCTDGTLPSAVDVPGCQSTPCDLPKGQDAKVLVDFTASKQLTILRPEVRASFGGLTVPFVLPNDRQDACKWLIGSQCPLSPQEDVTYELQLPVLSSYPSLSLTVELKLLDQNNEIVTCFQLAANVM; translated from the exons ATGCAGCTCCTAGTCGGTCTGTTTGCAGTCTGCCTTCCAGCGCTTGTGCTATCCGATGTAATCACTGTGCAAAAGT GCACCGACGGAACGCTACCCTCTGCAGTGGATGTGCCCGGCTGTCAATCGACTCCGTGCGACCTCCCGAAGGGTCAAGATGCTAAAGTGCTGGTAGATTTTACGGCCAGCAAACAGCTAACGATCCTGCGTCCGGAAGTACGTGCCAGCTTCGGTGGCCTGACCGTTCCCTTCGTCCTACCGAACGATCGTCAAGATGCGTGCAAGTGGCTTATCGGTTCGCAGTGCCCGCTGTCACCGCAGGAAGACGTTACGTACGAGCTGCAGCTACCGGTACTGAGTAGCTACCCGTCGCTCAGCCTTACCGTAGAGCTGAAGCTGCTCGATCAGAACAACGAGATCGTGACGTGCTTTCAGTTGGCGGCCAATGTGATGTAA
- the LOC126571042 gene encoding uncharacterized protein LOC126571042: MLRYAIVLLVALVASASLTEALQTRACAAGVHPSRVEITGCTQMPCELIRGSDVSMELDFVAPRASTTLRYGVIATALGITAPYELPPDRANACNWLSGSACPISANEDLTATLSMPVLPIYPLVSLQIQHCNCSRQQALSINDVPFSQPPVKMIRALLLIALVPALAYANVTRPCTENRPVPTNVVIEGCTAPPCDLIRGQNVIAYIDFTTDRAVAEMTTVPTATALGVTAPYPLPGNFADTCQWLEGTSCPLSPNEDVTYRLTIPVLSIYPLVSLSIEIDIIDENGASVTCFVVDAQVVPAARDSKN; encoded by the exons ATGCTGCGCTACGCCATTGTGCTGCTTGTGGCCCTTGTGGCATCCGCTAGTCTCACTGAGGCACTACAAACCAGAGCCTGCGCCGCAGGAGTTCACCCATCGCGCGTCGAGATTACTGGATGCACTCAGATGCCCTGTGAACTGATCCGCGGTAGCGATGTCTCGATGGAGCTTGACTTCGTAGCAC CACGCGCTTCAACGACCCTGCGCTACGGTGTGATTGCGACCGCTCTTGGTATCACCGCTCCCTACGAGCTGCCGCCAGACCGTGCTAACGCTTGCAACTGGCTGTCGGGATCAGCGTGTCCCATCAGCGCGAACGAGGACCTCACTGCCACGCTCAGCATGCCGGTACTGCCGATCTATCCACTTGTCAGTCTTCAGATTCA GCATTGCAACTGCAGCAGACAGCAGGCTCTCAGTATCAACGACGTACCGTTCTCACAACCGCCAGTCAAGATGATCCGTGCCCTGCTACTGATTGCCCTCGTACCGGCCCTGGCGTACGCCAACGTTACCCGTCCCTGCACGGAAAATCGTCCAGTGCCGACGAACGTCGTGATCGAAGGATGCACCGCTCCACCCTGTGATCTGATCCGTGGTCAGAATGTCATCGCCTACATCGATTTCACGACCG ATCGTGCTGTCGCTGAAATGACCACCGTTCCGACGGCGACGGCTCTCGGTGTGACCGCTCCCTACCCACTGCCGGGCAACTTTGCCGACACCTGCCAATGGTTGGAGGGTACGAGCTGCCCGCTGAGCCCGAACGAGGATGTCACCTACCGTCTGACGATCCCGGTGCTATCGATCTACCCACTGGTCAGCCTTAGCATCGAAATCGATATCATCGATGAGAATGGCGCTAGCGTTACCTGCTTCGTGGTCGATGCACAGGTTGTCCCTGCTGCACGCGACTCAAAGAACTAA
- the LOC126571040 gene encoding uncharacterized protein LOC126571040, translating to MLRQAVALVLVFAAVTHGLQVIQCSNNRPLPDEVLIPGCASLPCTVPNQSDFNFSVRFAPTFPTNSLTVDVRASLLGLFLPYEVPEHLRNGCNNINTSCPLAAGQSVTLTGNAPVEAPLTGVTVTMEFEIMGDNGQVATCFAATVTLT from the exons ATGTTGCGACAGGCTGTAGCGCTCGTTCTTGTTTTTGCGGCCGTAACGCACGGTTTGCAGGTGATCCAAT GCTCAAACAACCGACCTCTGCCGGATGAGGTGCTCATCCCGGGATGTGCTAGTCTCCCGTGCACGGTACCGAATCAGTCCGATTTCAACTTCAGCGTACGCTTCGCCCCTACCTTCCCCACCAACTCGCTAACGGTTGATGTGCGTGCTTCGCTGTTGGGTTTGTTCCTGCCCTACGAGGTGCCGGAACATTTGCGCAATGGATGCAACAACATTAACACCTCTTGCCCACTGGCGGCCGGGCAGTCCGTTACGCTGACTGGAAACGCACCAGTCGAGGCTCCACTAACTGGCGTTACGGTGACGATGGAGTTCGAGATTATGGGAGATAATGGACAGGTGGCCACTTGCTTTGCTGCTACCGTCACGCTGACATAG
- the LOC126571038 gene encoding NPC intracellular cholesterol transporter 2-like, which translates to MKCFLIIALLPALALGLVVRPCPNGAPIPQDVRVVGCTVEPCIIPIGGMVDMDCDFISPRASATVGAALRIFLGDFQVPYELPPDQRNACNFFEAGSCPVTQGEFINYHLSTPAAAPFAGITVDLELQLSDDSGAPLFCFRSSATIIPV; encoded by the exons ATGAAGTGTTTTCTGATTATTGCCCTGCTCCCGGCCCTAGCCCTCGGTTTAGTGGTCCGTCCTT gtccCAATGGAGCACCGATTCCCCAGGATGTGCGGGTAGTTGGCTGCACGGTGGAACCGTGCATCATCCCGATCGGCGGTATGGTCGATATGGACTGTGATTTCATATCGCCTCGTGCCAGCGCCACCGTGGGAGCAGCTTTGCGTATTTTCCTGGGAGATTTCCAGGTACCGTATGAGCTGCCGCCGGACCAGCGGAATGCTTGCAACTTCTTCGAGGCCGGCAGCTGTCCGGTGACGCAGGGCGAGTTCATCAACTACCATCTGAGCACACCGGCGGCTGCCCCCTTCGCTGGCATCACCGTCGATCTGGAGCTGCAGCTTTCCGATGACAGTGGTGCGCCACTGTTTTGCTTCCGTTCGTCGGCGACAATTATCCCTGTTTAG
- the LOC126571039 gene encoding uncharacterized protein LOC126571039 gives MKFLLFGFLLPTLAYGIAVRPCPNGAPTPQDVRVVGCTAEPCIVQIGGMVDMDLDFVAARATNEVRASLDIFLGDFRVPYELPPDQRNACNFFETGSCPVTQGEFINYHLSTPAAAPFVGITVDLQLQLSDASGAPLICYRSSATIVGV, from the exons ATGAAGTTCCTGCTCTTCGGTTTCCTGCTTCCGACGCTTGCCTACGGAATTGCCGTTCGACCAT GTCCGAACGGTGCACCGACGCCGCAGGATGTACGTGTTGTTGGGTGTACCGCGGAGCCGTGCATCGTCCAGATAGGCGGAATGGTCGATATGGATCTGGATTTCGTTGCAGCCCGTGCTACGAATGAAGTGCGCGCTAGTCTCGACATCTTTCTCGGTGATTTCCGTGTACCGTATGAGCTGCCACCGGATCAGCGGAATGCATGCAACTTCTTCGAGACCGGCAGCTGCCCAGTGACTCAGGGTGAGTTCATCAACTATCATCTGAGCACCCCGGCAGCGGCACCGTTTGTTGGTATTACTGTGGACCTACAGCTGCAGCTTTCGGACGCTAGTGGTGCACCACTGATCTGCTACCGATCGTCGGCTACTATCGTGGGGGTGTGA